One Halocalculus aciditolerans DNA segment encodes these proteins:
- the rad50 gene encoding DNA double-strand break repair ATPase Rad50, with protein sequence MKFERVRLSNFKCFADADVTLDRGVTVIHGVNGSGKSSLLEACFFALYGASALDRTLEEIVTIGADDAEIELWFTHAGEDYHLRRRVRVSSGRASTPDCVLETPDGSIDGVQDVEATVAELLRMDAEAFVNCAYVRQGEVNKLIDASPGDRQDMIDDLLQLGKLEEYRGRAGDARLAVEDVLDSQRAVLEEKERKVEEREDRDLHARKNALETELSEVEDDIERFEENRESARRTKESAEDTLDAYEEKRAELDDVEERITDLREKIAATERERDDLESEAREHRETADEHEETAETLLAEVDVEDADADAVAAQREELRAEREALQSAVQELGQSASEHGTRAESREEEAAALEERAASAREEADALAEEADELEQELAEDRERLEELEAEAAAKRAAFDDTPVAFGEAGARRDELKAELAGVRERETAVREELATARSRVEEAKELLDEGKCPECGQDVEGSPHVTDLAEYEATVAEHEATLESVTAERETVEERLERAEELVSVESEVRELESRVDSLGELLDDRAETVDEKRAEAEARREDAAELDAEAEEAREAAVDAREHAEEAREDLAAKNAEASALKARMETLADLGDALDAAERAREQAERAAERAETLAEQNEERRDTLADLRERKSKLEAEVDGDAVENARENLQKAEDYLEKVGPKLDDLREERDALRGQVGAVENAIEDLEDLREERDEVAERVERLESLHAESQDLESMYGDLRAELRQRNVQKLERLLNETFDLVYRNDSYDRIALSGTYELTVYQKDGEELNPEQLSGGERALFNLSLRCAVYRLLAEGIEGAAPMPPLILDEPTVFLDSGHVGQLVELVESMRRVGVEQIVVVSHDQELVGAADDLLHVTKDSTTNRSTVEEGVGSVLDAGPADDD encoded by the coding sequence ATGAAGTTCGAGCGGGTTCGGCTGTCGAACTTCAAGTGTTTCGCGGACGCGGACGTGACGCTCGACCGCGGCGTGACGGTGATTCACGGCGTGAACGGGAGCGGGAAGTCGAGCCTCCTCGAAGCCTGCTTCTTCGCGCTCTACGGCGCGAGCGCGCTCGACCGAACGCTCGAGGAAATCGTCACTATCGGCGCTGACGACGCCGAGATCGAACTCTGGTTCACGCACGCCGGCGAGGACTACCACCTCCGCCGGCGCGTCCGCGTGTCGTCCGGGCGGGCGTCGACGCCGGACTGCGTGCTGGAGACGCCTGACGGAAGTATCGACGGCGTGCAGGACGTCGAGGCGACGGTCGCGGAGCTCCTGCGGATGGACGCGGAGGCGTTCGTGAACTGCGCGTACGTCCGGCAGGGCGAGGTGAACAAGCTCATCGACGCCAGTCCCGGCGACCGCCAGGACATGATCGACGACCTCCTGCAACTCGGGAAGCTGGAGGAGTACCGCGGCCGGGCGGGCGACGCGCGGCTCGCCGTCGAGGACGTGCTCGACAGCCAGCGCGCGGTTCTGGAGGAGAAGGAGCGGAAAGTCGAGGAGCGCGAGGACCGGGACCTCCACGCGCGGAAGAACGCGCTGGAGACGGAGCTCTCGGAGGTCGAGGACGACATCGAGCGGTTCGAGGAGAACCGGGAGAGCGCGCGCCGGACGAAGGAGTCCGCGGAGGACACGCTGGACGCGTACGAGGAGAAGCGCGCGGAACTCGACGACGTCGAGGAGCGAATCACGGACCTCCGCGAGAAGATCGCGGCGACGGAGCGCGAGCGCGACGACCTCGAGAGCGAGGCGCGCGAGCACCGTGAGACCGCCGACGAGCACGAGGAGACCGCGGAGACGCTGCTCGCGGAGGTCGACGTCGAGGACGCCGACGCGGACGCCGTCGCCGCGCAGCGCGAGGAACTCCGAGCGGAGCGCGAGGCGTTGCAGTCGGCCGTTCAAGAGCTCGGGCAGTCGGCGAGCGAGCACGGAACGCGCGCGGAGTCCCGCGAGGAGGAAGCGGCGGCGCTGGAAGAGCGGGCGGCATCGGCGCGCGAGGAGGCGGACGCCCTCGCCGAGGAAGCGGACGAGCTGGAGCAGGAACTCGCGGAGGACCGCGAGCGCCTCGAGGAACTCGAAGCGGAAGCGGCGGCGAAGCGCGCGGCGTTCGACGACACGCCCGTCGCGTTCGGCGAGGCCGGGGCGCGCCGCGACGAACTGAAGGCGGAGCTCGCGGGCGTCCGGGAGCGCGAAACCGCGGTTCGCGAGGAGCTCGCGACGGCGCGCTCGCGGGTCGAGGAGGCGAAGGAACTCCTCGACGAGGGGAAGTGCCCGGAGTGCGGGCAAGACGTGGAGGGGTCGCCGCACGTCACCGACTTAGCGGAGTACGAGGCGACGGTCGCGGAGCACGAGGCGACGCTGGAGTCGGTGACGGCGGAGAGGGAGACGGTGGAAGAACGCCTCGAACGCGCCGAGGAGCTCGTCTCGGTGGAGAGCGAGGTCCGAGAGCTCGAATCGCGGGTGGACTCGCTCGGAGAACTCCTCGACGACCGGGCGGAGACGGTAGACGAGAAACGCGCTGAGGCGGAGGCGCGCCGCGAGGACGCCGCGGAGCTCGACGCGGAGGCCGAGGAGGCCCGCGAGGCCGCCGTCGACGCGCGCGAGCACGCAGAGGAAGCGCGCGAGGACCTCGCCGCGAAGAACGCGGAGGCGTCCGCGCTCAAGGCGCGGATGGAGACGCTCGCCGACCTCGGGGACGCGCTCGACGCGGCCGAGCGAGCGCGCGAGCAGGCCGAGCGCGCCGCAGAGCGCGCAGAGACGCTCGCTGAGCAGAACGAGGAGCGCCGCGACACGCTCGCCGACCTCCGGGAGCGCAAGTCGAAACTCGAAGCGGAGGTCGACGGCGACGCCGTCGAGAACGCCAGGGAGAACCTCCAGAAGGCCGAGGACTACCTGGAGAAGGTCGGGCCGAAGCTCGACGACCTCCGCGAGGAACGGGACGCCCTCCGGGGGCAGGTCGGCGCGGTCGAGAACGCCATCGAGGACCTCGAGGACCTCCGGGAGGAGCGCGACGAGGTGGCCGAGCGCGTCGAGCGTCTCGAGTCGCTCCACGCGGAGTCACAGGACCTCGAGTCGATGTACGGCGACCTGCGGGCGGAGCTCCGGCAGCGGAACGTCCAGAAGCTCGAACGCCTGCTGAACGAGACGTTCGACCTCGTCTACCGGAACGACTCCTACGACCGCATCGCGCTGTCGGGGACGTACGAGCTGACGGTCTATCAGAAGGACGGCGAGGAGCTGAACCCCGAGCAGCTCTCGGGCGGGGAGCGTGCGCTCTTCAACCTCAGCCTCCGCTGTGCGGTCTACCGGCTGCTCGCGGAAGGCATCGAGGGGGCCGCGCCGATGCCGCCGCTCATCCTCGACGAGCCGACGGTCTTCCTCGACTCCGGGCACGTCGGCCAGCTCGTCGAGCTCGTGGAGTCGATGCGGCGCGTCGGCGTCGAACAGATCGTCGTCGTCAGCCACGACCAGGAGCTCGTCGGCGCGGCGGACGACCTCCTGCACGTCACGAAGGACTCGACGACGAACCGCTCGACTGTGGAGGAAGGCGTTGGGTCGGTGCTCGACGCGGGACCGGCCGACGACGACTGA
- the mre11 gene encoding DNA double-strand break repair protein Mre11: protein MTRVIHTGDTHVGYRQYHSAERRRDFLDAFRAVVDDAIADDVDAVVHAGDLFHDRRPGLRDLLGTIDVLRPLADADIPFLAVVGNHEGTRDAQWLDLFQTLDLAERLDATGRVVGDTTFYGLDYVPESKRPQLDYQFADPETEHAALVSHGLFQPFPHGDWDLEAILDETNVDFDAVLLGDNHAADTVDIAGTWATYCGSTERASASERDPRGYNIVEFAEETNISRRGLDTRDFVFVDLDLAGDEGTEFVRDRVREHDLEDAVVVVTIEGEGSTVTPAEVETLGDDLGALVTRVNDRREFDETDDVEVSFADPDDAVRERVRDLDLSPAARGIDETVRESKVADSNVRDTVKDRVKALVADDPGAFDRADPGEETDAEIDERRETDEHAEPDDRDDGRDDADQTDADAEETVSDNEEATSSDETTPHEASPDETGPDESAEGESRADDVTTMGDFL, encoded by the coding sequence ATGACGCGGGTTATCCACACGGGCGATACGCACGTCGGGTATCGCCAGTACCACTCGGCCGAGCGCCGACGGGACTTCCTCGACGCCTTCCGCGCCGTCGTCGACGACGCCATCGCCGACGACGTCGACGCCGTCGTCCACGCCGGCGACCTCTTCCACGACCGCCGCCCCGGCCTCCGAGACCTCCTCGGCACCATCGACGTCCTCCGCCCGCTCGCCGACGCCGACATCCCCTTCTTAGCTGTCGTCGGCAACCACGAGGGCACGCGGGACGCCCAGTGGCTCGACCTCTTCCAGACGCTCGACCTCGCCGAACGCCTCGACGCCACCGGCCGCGTCGTCGGCGACACCACCTTCTACGGCCTCGACTACGTCCCCGAATCCAAACGCCCCCAACTCGACTACCAGTTCGCCGACCCCGAAACCGAACACGCCGCGCTCGTCTCCCACGGCCTCTTCCAGCCGTTCCCCCACGGCGACTGGGACCTCGAAGCCATCCTCGACGAGACGAACGTCGACTTCGACGCCGTCCTCCTCGGCGACAACCACGCCGCCGACACGGTGGACATCGCGGGGACGTGGGCGACCTACTGCGGGTCGACCGAGCGCGCGAGCGCGAGCGAACGCGACCCCCGCGGCTACAACATCGTCGAGTTCGCCGAGGAGACGAACATCTCGCGGCGCGGCCTCGACACCCGCGACTTCGTCTTCGTCGACCTCGACCTCGCCGGCGACGAGGGCACGGAGTTCGTCCGCGACCGCGTCCGCGAACACGACCTCGAAGACGCCGTCGTCGTCGTCACCATCGAAGGCGAGGGCAGCACCGTCACGCCCGCGGAAGTCGAGACGCTCGGCGACGACCTCGGCGCGCTCGTCACCCGCGTCAACGACCGCCGCGAGTTCGACGAGACCGACGACGTCGAAGTCTCCTTCGCCGACCCCGACGACGCCGTCAGGGAGCGCGTCCGCGACCTCGACCTCAGCCCCGCCGCGCGCGGCATCGACGAGACCGTCCGCGAGTCGAAAGTCGCCGACTCGAACGTCCGCGACACCGTCAAAGACCGCGTGAAAGCCCTCGTCGCCGACGACCCCGGCGCGTTCGACCGCGCGGACCCCGGCGAAGAAACTGACGCCGAGATCGACGAACGCCGCGAGACGGACGAACACGCCGAACCCGACGACCGCGACGATGGACGTGACGACGCTGACCAGACTGACGCCGACGCCGAGGAAACGGTGAGCGACAACGAAGAGGCGACGAGTTCCGACGAGACAACTCCCCATGAAGCAAGTCCCGACGAGACAGGTCCCGATGAGTCGGCGGAGGGCGAGTCGCGTGCTGACGACGTGACGACGATGGGTGACTTCCTATGA
- a CDS encoding MarR family transcriptional regulator: MSAIQHAEADTLERVRDLPPSAKLVAKVLEYNDTLTQSELADETLLPPRTVRYALNRLEDADVVESRFSFTDARKRLYTLDV; this comes from the coding sequence ATGAGCGCCATCCAGCACGCCGAAGCAGACACGCTCGAACGCGTCCGCGACCTCCCCCCGAGCGCCAAACTCGTCGCCAAAGTCCTCGAATACAACGACACCCTCACGCAGAGCGAACTCGCCGACGAGACCCTCCTCCCCCCGCGCACCGTCCGCTACGCCCTCAACCGCCTGGAGGACGCCGACGTCGTCGAATCCCGCTTCTCGTTCACCGACGCCCGCAAACGCCTCTACACCCTCGACGTCTGA
- the pan1 gene encoding proteasome-activating nucleotidase Pan1 — translation MTDTVDDVEMPYEEGAPQQEQIETLQEELDALERENEEMRDKLLDANAENNKYQQKLERLSHENKKLKQSPLFVATVQELNENGAIIKQHGNNQEALTEVTPEMREGLEPGSRVAVNNSLSVVKQLDDEADVRARVMQVEESPDVGYEDIGGLDDQLREVRETVELPMENPDIFDDVGIRPPSGVLLHGPPGTGKTMMAKAVAAQTDATFIKMAGSELVHKFIGEGAKLVRDLFQVARDHEPAVVFIDEIDAIASKRTDSKTSGDAEVQRTMMQLLSEMDGFDERGDIRIIAATNRFDMLDRAILRPGRFDRLIEVPKPNEEGRELIFEIHTRNMNVADDVDFARLAEETNELSGADVKAICTEAGMYAIRNDRTQVTMDDFRHARDKLQRDEPDGEVSKTFA, via the coding sequence ATGACTGACACCGTCGACGACGTCGAGATGCCCTACGAGGAGGGCGCTCCCCAGCAGGAGCAGATCGAGACCCTGCAGGAGGAACTCGACGCGCTCGAGCGGGAGAACGAGGAGATGCGGGACAAGCTCCTCGACGCGAACGCCGAGAACAACAAGTACCAGCAGAAGCTCGAACGGCTCTCCCACGAGAACAAGAAGCTCAAACAGTCCCCGCTGTTCGTCGCGACCGTTCAGGAGCTCAACGAGAACGGCGCGATTATCAAACAGCACGGGAACAACCAGGAAGCCCTCACCGAGGTCACCCCGGAGATGCGCGAGGGCCTCGAACCGGGCTCGCGCGTCGCGGTGAACAACTCGCTCTCCGTCGTCAAACAGCTCGACGACGAGGCGGACGTCCGCGCTCGCGTGATGCAGGTCGAGGAGTCGCCCGACGTCGGCTACGAGGACATCGGCGGCCTCGACGACCAGCTCCGCGAAGTCCGCGAGACCGTGGAGCTCCCGATGGAGAACCCCGACATCTTCGACGACGTCGGCATTCGCCCGCCGAGCGGCGTGCTTCTCCACGGACCGCCGGGCACCGGGAAGACGATGATGGCGAAGGCCGTCGCCGCGCAGACCGACGCGACCTTCATCAAGATGGCCGGCAGCGAGCTCGTCCACAAGTTCATCGGCGAAGGCGCGAAGCTCGTCCGCGACCTCTTCCAGGTCGCCCGCGACCACGAGCCCGCCGTCGTCTTCATCGACGAGATCGACGCCATCGCCTCCAAGCGCACGGACTCGAAGACCTCCGGCGACGCCGAGGTCCAGCGCACGATGATGCAGCTCCTCTCCGAGATGGACGGCTTCGACGAGCGCGGCGACATCCGCATCATCGCGGCGACGAACCGCTTCGACATGCTCGACCGCGCCATCCTCCGCCCCGGCCGCTTCGACCGCCTCATCGAAGTCCCCAAGCCCAACGAGGAAGGCCGCGAGCTCATCTTCGAGATCCACACGCGCAACATGAACGTCGCCGACGACGTCGACTTCGCCCGCCTCGCCGAGGAGACGAACGAGCTCTCCGGCGCGGACGTCAAGGCGATCTGTACGGAAGCCGGGATGTACGCCATCCGCAACGACCGCACCCAGGTCACCATGGACGACTTCCGCCACGCCCGCGACAAACTCCAGCGCGACGAACCCGACGGCGAAGTCTCCAAGACCTTCGCCTGA
- a CDS encoding alpha/beta hydrolase family protein produces MDGFRDGVHGYRDVADELFEYLRRCADPELAAARDAKDALDSPEAFEARRDSVRRDFLDAIGGLPDRPRSLDAKVTGTLTGDAYAVERVVFESRPDFHVTANCYAPAADGPHPAVLFLCGHVPEAKADALNQRTCAELASNGVVVLVVDSIAQGERTQYPDADAQDVLRDSGVYGHAHAGQQCHYAGANVARYLLHDARCGFDYLVNRADVDAERIAVAGTSSGGVQAGYLALVDDRVAAALLCCCTSTRAEMLRTGISLDDEQVPHGAIANGIGYDDFVTALAPRPVCVGAAASDFFPVEGVEATVERAREVYDLYDAEGNLDLVVRDGTHSAIAEFGTPVYEWLCDALDAGDYEPIDGFHPRDEAALDCTPGGDVLDAYPHERTVTDLVADDLVPDQTNARGDGGTGSGHETDAAALRERVTETLGLERDTCARRPRFVTREESGGLDVRRVFFRTEHDPDITVTGLLVTASNAAGDERDAGAPAVVLFEDGTEEAANREGDVASLVAEHGTVLVFDPRGVGAVRNRELPDTWVTGDYDDVYGSEYTLSRDASFLGESLFGMRVFDVGQAVAFLREETGCEDVALVGEGVGAYHALYAAAAARNVSAVDLRDLGPSFRERGTTADRAVDPRLDVYDVLDCDVPDALAALSERGVAVRRD; encoded by the coding sequence ATGGACGGGTTCCGGGACGGCGTACACGGCTACCGCGACGTGGCGGACGAGTTGTTCGAGTACCTCCGGAGGTGTGCCGACCCCGAGCTGGCCGCCGCGAGAGACGCGAAGGACGCGCTCGACTCCCCCGAAGCGTTCGAAGCGCGTCGCGACAGCGTCCGCCGGGACTTCCTCGACGCCATCGGCGGGCTCCCGGACCGGCCGCGCTCTCTCGACGCGAAGGTGACGGGGACGCTCACCGGTGACGCCTACGCCGTCGAGCGCGTCGTCTTCGAGAGCCGACCCGACTTCCACGTCACGGCGAACTGCTACGCGCCCGCCGCCGACGGCCCCCATCCGGCGGTTCTCTTCCTCTGCGGGCACGTCCCGGAAGCGAAGGCCGACGCCCTCAACCAGCGGACCTGCGCAGAGCTCGCCTCGAACGGGGTCGTCGTCCTCGTCGTCGACTCGATCGCGCAGGGCGAGCGTACCCAGTACCCCGACGCGGACGCCCAAGACGTCCTCCGGGATTCGGGCGTCTACGGCCACGCTCACGCCGGCCAGCAGTGCCACTACGCCGGCGCGAACGTCGCGCGGTACCTGCTCCACGACGCCCGCTGCGGCTTCGACTACCTCGTCAACCGCGCGGACGTCGACGCGGAGCGGATTGCGGTCGCCGGGACCTCCAGCGGCGGCGTTCAGGCGGGCTACCTCGCCCTCGTCGACGACCGCGTCGCCGCGGCCCTCCTCTGTTGCTGTACCAGCACCCGCGCGGAGATGCTTCGCACCGGTATCTCACTGGACGACGAGCAGGTCCCCCACGGTGCGATCGCGAACGGGATCGGCTACGACGACTTCGTGACGGCGCTAGCGCCCCGTCCCGTCTGCGTCGGCGCTGCCGCTTCCGACTTCTTCCCCGTCGAAGGCGTCGAGGCGACTGTCGAACGCGCTCGCGAGGTCTACGACCTGTACGACGCCGAAGGAAACCTCGACCTCGTCGTCAGAGACGGCACGCACAGCGCCATCGCGGAGTTCGGTACGCCCGTCTACGAGTGGCTCTGCGACGCCCTCGACGCCGGCGACTACGAACCCATCGACGGTTTCCACCCCCGCGACGAGGCCGCACTCGACTGCACTCCCGGCGGCGATGTTCTCGACGCCTACCCGCACGAACGGACCGTCACGGACCTCGTCGCCGACGACCTCGTGCCCGACCAGACGAACGCACGAGGCGATGGCGGAACCGGGAGCGGCCACGAGACCGACGCGGCGGCCCTTCGAGAGCGCGTCACCGAAACGCTCGGGCTGGAACGGGACACCTGCGCGCGCCGACCGCGGTTCGTCACTCGCGAGGAGTCGGGCGGACTCGACGTCCGACGGGTGTTCTTCCGGACCGAGCACGACCCGGACATCACCGTCACGGGCCTGCTCGTCACAGCCTCGAACGCGGCGGGGGACGAGCGCGATGCCGGCGCGCCGGCAGTGGTGCTCTTCGAAGACGGTACCGAGGAGGCGGCGAACCGCGAGGGCGACGTTGCGTCGCTCGTGGCGGAGCACGGGACGGTGCTGGTCTTCGACCCGCGCGGCGTCGGCGCGGTACGGAACCGGGAACTCCCCGATACGTGGGTGACGGGCGACTACGACGACGTCTACGGGTCGGAGTACACGCTCTCCCGGGACGCGTCCTTCCTCGGTGAATCCCTCTTCGGGATGCGTGTCTTCGACGTCGGGCAGGCGGTCGCGTTCCTCCGTGAGGAGACCGGCTGCGAGGACGTGGCGCTCGTCGGTGAGGGCGTCGGCGCGTACCACGCGCTCTACGCGGCCGCCGCGGCGCGCAACGTCTCGGCGGTCGACCTCCGCGACCTCGGTCCGAGCTTCCGCGAGCGCGGGACAACCGCCGACCGCGCCGTCGACCCGCGTCTCGATGTCTACGACGTCCTCGACTGCGACGTCCCGGACGCGCTCGCCGCGCTCAGCGAGCGAGGAGTCGCCGTGCGACGCGACTGA
- a CDS encoding aminoglycoside N(3)-acetyltransferase — protein MSEASAVERSERPVTKERLVEDFRALGVEAGDTLLVHSSLRALGWVPGGAQTVVDALQEAVTAAGTIVMPTHTSHLCSPEAWSNPPIPEAWLDEVRASMPAFDPVKTPTRGMGAVVECFRRYPDVVRSDHPQYSFAAWGADRDAIVEGHALDGGLGEASPLARVYDRDGRVLMLGTDYQTCTSLHLAEDRADYAKAETTEEGPVRADGERAWVEWIDIERSTDDFPVVGGAFEAARPDAVTEGEVGAGAGKLVSQRALVEYAAAWFGEER, from the coding sequence ATGAGCGAAGCATCGGCGGTGGAGCGGTCGGAGCGACCGGTGACGAAGGAGCGGCTCGTCGAGGACTTTCGGGCGCTCGGCGTCGAGGCCGGCGATACCCTGCTCGTGCATTCGTCGCTGCGCGCGCTGGGGTGGGTGCCGGGCGGCGCGCAGACCGTCGTCGACGCGCTCCAAGAGGCCGTGACCGCGGCTGGAACTATCGTGATGCCGACGCACACGTCGCACCTCTGTAGTCCGGAGGCGTGGTCGAACCCGCCGATTCCCGAGGCGTGGCTGGACGAGGTGCGGGCGTCGATGCCGGCGTTCGATCCGGTGAAGACGCCGACGCGCGGGATGGGCGCGGTCGTGGAGTGCTTCCGGCGTTATCCCGACGTGGTCCGGAGCGACCACCCGCAGTACTCGTTCGCGGCGTGGGGCGCAGACCGAGACGCAATCGTCGAGGGTCACGCGCTCGACGGCGGGCTCGGCGAGGCGTCGCCGCTCGCGCGCGTCTACGACCGGGACGGGCGGGTGTTGATGCTCGGCACGGACTACCAGACGTGCACGTCGCTCCACCTCGCGGAGGACCGCGCTGACTACGCGAAGGCGGAAACGACGGAGGAGGGGCCGGTTCGAGCGGACGGCGAGCGCGCGTGGGTCGAGTGGATCGACATCGAGCGGAGCACCGACGACTTCCCGGTGGTCGGCGGGGCGTTCGAGGCCGCACGACCGGACGCCGTCACCGAGGGAGAGGTCGGCGCGGGAGCGGGAAAGCTCGTCTCGCAGCGCGCGCTCGTGGAGTACGCGGCGGCGTGGTTCGGCGAGGAGCGCTGA
- a CDS encoding SHOCT domain-containing protein, whose amino-acid sequence MEDWLKALLVVLGVVVALPLLVVAVLVPVGMLGYGGMMGYGGMMGGAGIGVLGLFFVLVPLVLLALFVYLVVVLVRGTDDRAMRELREAYGRGDLSTEEFEEREERLERE is encoded by the coding sequence ATGGAAGACTGGCTGAAAGCCCTCCTCGTCGTCCTCGGCGTCGTCGTCGCCCTCCCGCTGCTCGTCGTCGCCGTCCTCGTCCCGGTCGGGATGCTGGGCTACGGCGGAATGATGGGCTACGGCGGGATGATGGGCGGCGCGGGAATCGGCGTGCTCGGTCTCTTCTTCGTCCTCGTGCCGCTCGTCCTGCTCGCCCTCTTCGTCTACCTCGTCGTCGTCCTCGTCCGCGGGACCGACGACCGGGCGATGCGCGAACTCCGCGAGGCCTACGGCCGCGGCGACCTGAGCACGGAGGAGTTCGAAGAACGCGAAGAGCGCCTCGAACGCGAGTAG
- a CDS encoding DUF5800 family protein: MTVLSVEDDGVDVVYEGTEFRLDRDLIERATEKEYVDVTDHEILQIVEKDPNLSGEPRRVQDILRSN, encoded by the coding sequence ATGACCGTTCTCTCCGTCGAAGACGACGGCGTCGACGTCGTCTACGAAGGCACCGAGTTCCGCCTCGACCGCGACCTCATCGAACGCGCCACCGAGAAGGAGTACGTCGACGTCACGGACCACGAAATCCTCCAGATCGTCGAGAAAGACCCGAACCTCTCCGGCGAACCCCGCCGCGTGCAAGACATCCTCCGGTCCAACTAA